The Polyangium spumosum region GCTCGGGGCGGTTGCGCAGCATCGACTGGAGCTCGAGCATCATCAGCTTGATGACGCGCAGGCGCTGGAGCTCGGGGATGCTGCTTGCCACGGCGTCCGGCGAGAAATCCCTCATCGACGCGAAGGGCACCGTGCGCTCCGCGCTCACCGGGATCGGCTTCGTGAACGAGAGGACGAAGACCCGGCTCTTCGACGTCTCGTCGTCGTTCTCGTCGGCCACCGGCGCGGGCACCTGGTCCGCGGGGAGCACGATCTGGCGATTGCGCAAGAGGCCCGTCACGAGGCCGACCTTCTTGCGGGTCGACGGATCGACCGTATCGCCCACGACCTCGCCGGAGAACGTGATCGTCGCGCCCTGAACCGTCAGGTTGCCCGCGTCGTCGATCGCGCTCACCTCGAGCGTGCCGCCCACGACGATCTGGCCGTCGACGCGGCTGAGGCCGTTGTCCTCCGGCGTGCTCTCGAAATGCGCCGCGCCGGTGATCGGATACTTGCCAGGCTCCTTGCGGGCGATGGCGCCGCTCGGGACCGTGCAGACGATACGGTCGAGCGTGACCGTGCCGGGCAGCGTCGATTTGAGGTGCGAGAGCGCCTTCGGCAAATGCCAGGTGGGGACGACTTCGTGGAGGTGATCGTCGACGGTCGTCCCGCGCTTGATGGAGCGGACGCTCCGCTCGGAGAGGGCCGGGAGCAGCCCCGCCGCGCGCTTGGAGCGGCCCTCGAATTCACCCAGGACCAGGATCCGGTAGGGCAGCTTTTCCTGCTGCGGCGTGCCGGTGATGTTGGTCCGGTAGGTGATGGTGAGCCTGGACTTGAAGATCTGGTCCTGGATGTACTTGCTCAAGATCGGTTCTCCTTCCCCACCAGTCGTGGAAACGACACAAGACGCCTTCCGGTTTCACCGGTATGCGCTTGGGCCCCCCTCGTGAGAAAACCCGAGGACCGAACCGTGGGGGCTCGGGGCTTTACGGTTCCAATCGCGCATACGGTTTCACGAGCGCGCTCGTCGGGACAAATTTGCCGTCACATCGAGCGATCGGGCGGGCGCCCCTCGAACAAGGTGTGGACCTCGGAAGGCCTCGATTTCGCAAGCGGATCCCAGCCGAGCTCGCCCGGCCCGCGGACGACGAGCTTGCCCGACGCCTCGTGATCGACGAGCAACACGCGCAGGTGAACGGCCGCGCCGGAGAGCGCGGGCAGGACGCGCGCGAAGAGGCGCGCGCGGGCCTCACGGGTCCACGGCTCGTCCGCCCAGGTCCT contains the following coding sequences:
- a CDS encoding type VI secretion system contractile sheath small subunit encodes the protein MSKYIQDQIFKSRLTITYRTNITGTPQQEKLPYRILVLGEFEGRSKRAAGLLPALSERSVRSIKRGTTVDDHLHEVVPTWHLPKALSHLKSTLPGTVTLDRIVCTVPSGAIARKEPGKYPITGAAHFESTPEDNGLSRVDGQIVVGGTLEVSAIDDAGNLTVQGATITFSGEVVGDTVDPSTRKKVGLVTGLLRNRQIVLPADQVPAPVADENDDETSKSRVFVLSFTKPIPVSAERTVPFASMRDFSPDAVASSIPELQRLRVIKLMMLELQSMLRNRPELRAQMKRAIASPDGLKELQKWAKDNYKMLEI